The following are from one region of the Littorina saxatilis isolate snail1 linkage group LG2, US_GU_Lsax_2.0, whole genome shotgun sequence genome:
- the LOC138953341 gene encoding protein PIF-like, giving the protein DYHDDDNDDYDDDYEDHDDDNDDHDDDYHDYDDDYKYNDDNNGDPDDDYKENDDNNDDHDDDNNDHDDDNDDHDDNKDDRGDDYEDHDDDNDDHDDDFKDHDDDNDNHDDDYDDHDDDNDDHDEDNDDHDHDDDNDDDDDDYDDHDDDNDDHDDDYDDHDDDNDDHGHDHHDHHDDHDDDNDDHDDNNDDHDGDDDSPDSINDDYNIPQYCLTAS; this is encoded by the coding sequence GATTACcacgatgacgacaacgacgattATGATGACGACTACGAAGACcacgatgacgacaacgacgatcATGATGACGACTACCACGATTATGATGACGACTACAAATACAACGATGACAACAACGGCGATCCAGATGACGACTACAAAGAGAACGATGACAACAACGACGATCATGATGATGACAACAACGATCATGATGACGACAACGATGACCACGATGACAACAAGGACGATCGTGGTGACGACTACGAAGACcacgatgacgacaacgacgatcATGATGACGACTTCAAAGACcacgatgacgacaacgacaatCATGATGACGACTACGACGACCATGATGACGATAACGACGATCATGATGAGGACAACGACGATCATGACcacgatgacgacaacgacgatgatgatgacgactacGACGATcacgatgacgacaacgacgatcATGATGACGACTACGACGATcacgatgacgacaacgacgatcATGGTCACGACCACCACGACCACCACGATGATCATGATGACGATAACGATGACCACGATGACAACAACGACGAtcatgatggtgatgatgacagCCCCGATAGTATAAATGATGATTACAATATTCCCCAGTATTGCCTGACTGCCAGCTGA
- the LOC138953351 gene encoding glutamate receptor ionotropic, kainate 1-like, with product MDKKYGAPEEDGTWNGMVGMVKRGEADLAIGPFTITSVRERVVDFTVPYMEDGGGILSRKTDYTPDLMRIFSPFQADIWLATGGMVVVFGLVLFVIMKYDPEHSPPSCMVDQEEGQGLGRVKQRGQLHEDSWNIATSIWTIFGSIMEQGAAKHPRRTSARFVLGCWWVFTILIMSIYTATLAAMLTVTKQPGLIDSIDQVAAATHLTPVTLAGTNWETLFKTAEIGVYKEIGMRMQEGPNVLDVDQALQYVKDGTGVWLYDISQLDYFYRQDCQTLHLAKRVFNANGLGFVLPQQAPFKRAFNRIILKLQEGGFMSMWRKRWWQGEEDCGRSNQGGTSLSQGNQLGTESIGGILLLYGVVVVLAAISMALQRLKATSVCSRITNTSMFHRRQQPPQ from the exons atgg ACAAGAAGTACGGCGCCCCGGAGGAGGACGGTACCTGGAATGGGATGGTGGGCATGGTGAAACGTGGG GAGGCGGACCTGGCCATCGGCCCCTTCACCATCACCTCAGTGCGCGAGCGCGTGGTGGACTTCACCGTGCCCTACATGGAGGACGGGGGAGGCATCCTGAGCAGGAAGACCGACTACACGCCAGACCTCATGAGAATCTTCTCCCCCTTCCAAGCCGACATATGGCTGGCCACGGGGGGCATGGTGGTCGTCTTTGGCCTGGTGCTGTTCGTCATCATGAAGTACGACCCTGAACACTCGCCGCCCAGCTGCATGGTTGACCAGGAGGAGGGCCAGGGCCTTGGGAGGGTCAAGCAGCGCGGGCAGCTACATGAGGATAGCTGGAACATCGCCACGTCCATCTGGACCATCTTCGGTTCCATCATGGAGCAAG GAGCGGCGAAGCACCCACGTCGGACATCAGCTCGCTTCGTGCTGGGCTGCTGGTGGGTGTTCACCATCCTCATCATGTCCATCTACACGGCCACGCTGGCCGCCATGCTGACCGTCACCAAGCAACCAGGACTCATCGATTCCATTGACCAGGTGGCCGCCGCGACCCACCTCACGCCCGTCACACTGGCCGGCACCAACTGGGAAACGCTCTTCAAG ACAGCTGAGATCGGCGTGTACAAGGAGATAGGAATGAGGATGCAGGAGGGGCCCAATGTGCTGGATGTTGACCAGGCCTTGCAGTACGTGAAGGACGGTACAGGAGTCTGGCTGTACGACATCAGTCAGCTGGACTACTTCTACAGGCAGGACTGCCAGACCCTGCACCTTGCCAAGCGTGTCTTCAACGCTAACGGGCTGGGCTTTGTCCTGCCGCAGCAAGCCCCCTTTAAGAGGGCTTTCAACAGAAT AATTTTGAAGCTGCAGGAGGGCGGTTTCATGTCCATGTGGCGGAAGCGGTGGTGGCAGGGGGAGGAGGATTGTGGGCGCAGCAACCAGGGAGGGACAAGCCTCAGCCAGGGCAACCAGCTGGGCACGGAGAGCATCGGGGGCATCCTCCTGCTCTACGGTGTGGTGGTTGTCCTTGCTGCAATCTCCATGGCCCTGCAGAGACTCAAGGCGACATCTGTTTGCTCTCGCATCACCAACACATCCATGTTCCATCGGCGCCAACAGCCTCCCCAGTAA
- the LOC138959200 gene encoding transmembrane protein 220-like, producing MMMKGEAAVTISGQDADKAPYGPWVSVWRGINLFMAVFFLLATIANVNDGDWYIWMPIYMIPALLGLVVAAKPQFIETRLWSSLSVIHFTLCLAYAIYQGAVLVETLAGQVKNPLQHEEGREMGGLFIILAWLGISRFTSLGRPNSPVSNRSMMSALLLMTVTLAVLPLLMWSLCFVSDWHTKLGHCNGMFA from the exons ATGATGATGAAAGGAGAAGCTGCAGTAACGATATCAGGACAGGATGCAGACAAAGCACCTTACGGACCCTGGGTTTCAGTGTGGAGAGGCATCAATCTGTTCATGGCAGTCTTCTTTCTGCTGGCAACAATAGCCAAT GTGAATGACGGAGACTGGTACATCTGGATG CCCATCTACATGATCCCTGCACTGCTTGGCTTGGTAGTAGCAGCAAAACCACAGTTCATTG AAACCAGACTGTGGAGTTCGCTGAGCGTCATCCATTTCACTCTCTGTCTGGCCTATGCAATTTACCAGGGAGCTGTTCTGGTAGAAACATTGGCTGGCCAAGTGAAAAATCCCTTGCAACATGAAGAGGGCAG AGAAATGGGTGGACTGTTCATAATACTGGCATGGCTTGGGATCAGCAGGTTTACCAGCCTTGGAAG ACCGAACTCGCCTGTGTCTAACCGCAGCATGATGAGCGCACTGCTACTGATGACGGTCACTCTTGCCGTCCTGCCTCTCCTCATGTGGTCGCTCTGCTTCGTCAGTGACTGGCACACAAAGTTAGGACACTGCAACGGCATGTTTGCATAG